In Lodderomyces elongisporus chromosome 1, complete sequence, a genomic segment contains:
- the LCB4 gene encoding sphinganine kinase lcb4: MSSEQLLYRQIDVVSATLSSQGVVINNQQDSAIQSRKQSKSQLSSPTREHLGEAGRGRGEEEEEEESTNGGYFGGISSCIGFGPSSVSSHHAPIPKFIAYKCILYVEQKNSTSEGHSDGSDEISITYVTPNHPEYSSKATKVTINTINVQIQNFKPSQPKFNGEAKNLVSHIMNKAYHYPVMQQPRVLVLINPHGGQGKGTKIYNNHIKPILQAARCKITYQETKYSGHATDIARELKLSDYDVVVCCSGDGIPHEVINGLYQRPDKGLEAFNNLIITQLPCGSGNALSLSTLGGSKYPEIATWMMLKSKPSKMDLMAITQKTQDSPSGSTTKLSFLSQCYGIIADSDIGTEHLRWLGAIRFEIGVAQKVLTNATYPCDLHVEFWTRDKAAIAQHVEQHLSQSDNKSKTKQKNNEEAAGIKSTNVAAAHVNGSSSDDFNGTTTTSEDHTSNSFLPQVTQENLQLCYPSLDQPLPSTWQTLPNLTTENLNILYVGKMPYVSSDAQFFPAALPNDGYMDMIVTDTHTTSMLSLTSILLNVEQGKHIDDENVLHAKVKAYRCVPRVSNRNKNHYISVDGESFPFEAFQVEILPRVMTGLLQDGKFTETSLTK, from the coding sequence ATGTCTTCGGAGCAATTACTTTATCGACAAATTGACGTTGTGCTGGCTACATTATCATCACAAGGAGTGGTTATCAATAACCAACAAGATTCGGCTATACAACTGCGGAAACAAAGCAAGTCTCAGCTTTCGTCACCTACAAGAGAGCATTTAGGAGAAgcaggaagaggaagaggtgaagaagaagaagaagaggaaagtACAAATGGTGGCTATTTTGGAGGAATTTCTAGCTGCATTGGTTTTGGACCATCTTCAGTATCCAGTCATCATGCCCCAATACCAAAATTTATTGCTTACAAGTGCATATTGTACGTGGAACAGAAAAATTCCACTAGCGAAGGACACAGCGATGGATCGGATGAAATTTCAATTACATATGTCACACCAAATCACCCTGAATATTCTAGCAAAGCCACTAAAGTAACAATCAATACCATCAATGTCCAGATTCAAAATTTCAAGCCGCTGCAACCAAAGTTTAATGGTGAAGCCAAAAACTTGGTAAGCCATATAATGAACAAAGCTTACCACTACCCAGTAATGCAACAGCCACGCGTGCTCGTACTAATCAATCCACACGGTGGCCAAGGAAAAGGtacaaaaatatacaataaCCACATTAAACCAATTCTACAAGCTGCACGATGTAAAATAACATaccaagaaacaaagtatTCGGGTCACGCAACAGATATTGCAAGAGAATTAAAATTGTCAGATTACGATGTTGTTGTATGTTGCTCTGGTGACGGTATCCCGCATGAAGTCATCAACGGACTATACCAGCGTCCCGATAAAGGACTCGAAGCCTTTAATAACCTTATAATTACGCAGTTACCCTGTGGATCAGGCAATGCACTTAGTTTAAGCACTCTAGGCGGATCAAAGTATCCCGAGATAGCCACCTGGATGATGCTCAAGTCAAAGCCATCCAAAATGGACTTGATGGCAATTACTCAAAAGACACAAGACAGCCCATCAGGCTCGACAACAAAATTATCATTTCTCAGTCAGTGTTATGGTATTATTGCTGACTCTGATATAGGAACCGAGCATTTGCGATGGCTTGGCGCAATTAGATTCGAGATTGGTGTGGCTCAGAAAGTATTGACCAATGCAACCTATCCATGTGATTTGCACGTTGAGTTTTGGACAAGGGATAAAGCTGCCATTGCTCAGCATGTTGAGCAACACTTGTCACAATCCGATAATAagtcaaaaacaaaacaaaaaaataatgaagaAGCAGCTGGCATCAAGAGCACAAACGTTGCCGCGGCCCATGTCAATGGTAGCAGTAGCGACGATTTCAATGGTACCACAACCACTTCAGAAGATCACACAAGCAATAGTTTTCTTCCTCAAGTCACGCAAGAAAACCTTCAACTCTGTTATCCGTCACTTGACCAGCCTCTTCCGCTGACGTGGCAGACACTACCAAATTTAACTACTGAAAACCTCAATATTTTGTATGTGGGTAAGATGCCCTATGTATCACTGGATGCCCAATTCTTCCCCGCTGCACTTCCAAACGATGGTTATATGGACATGATTGTGACTGATACGCACACTACATCGATGTTGAGCCTAACCTCAATCCTATTAAATGTTGAACAAGGCAAACACATTGATGATGAGAATGTCCTACACGCAAAAGTTAAGGCTTATAGGTGCGTACCTCGTGTGAGTAACAGAAATAAGAATCACTACATATCTGTGGATGGTGAAAGCTTTCCCTTTGAAGCATTTCAAGTGGAGATTTTGCCCAGAGTTATGACTGGACTACTACAAGATGGAAAATTTACAGAAACACTGTTGACCAAGTGA
- the PXA2 gene encoding ATP-binding cassette long-chain fatty acid transporter pxa2 → MTVANPKLHDNTMALSLLKVYRANRSLLLNTAYIVLITAAFTGAASTGGKNTPSSSKNDKSDKQLEQDVKSKNKHPKLTRQAFDRLFKACVPSLGDKSVLYLLAHLVLLVIRAMLTIKVATLDGQLVGALVSRRLRVFSKYLLAWLFIGIPASVTNALITWTKSNLSQSLRENMNRSIISEYLPDNLDANYYSLIHLSGNKIKDPNQRITTDVSRLAYALSSLPGQLLKPTLDLLLCARQLSKSGVGNGEGTLALGILAHFSTTIIRFFSPPFAKLASERANLEGQLRSAHSKIVTNNEEIAFLRGHYRELDYIDYCYYTLERFSKGEYWKKAIHEIAQTFIVKYFWGAAGLVLCSAPIFIGKYIGEADDKNSAGNFITNRRLLLSASDSLDRLIYARRYLLQIVGHATRVSDFQDTLADVEKKKKTITSNVKFNNDEINFDKVRLLTPADVTLIPSLSFQIKSGDHLLIAGPNGSGKSSLFRMLGGLWPVKEGVITIPTSDNMFYLPQRAYLVQGSLREQILYPHAPDQQKKSDDELKQILRVLKLDDFVDQLDEVKSWDEEMSTGAQQRLAMARLYYHEPKFAVLDECTSAVSPDMEQFMYEHAQELGITLLSVAHRPALWHFHKYLLKFDGKGGYYFGPLDADKRLKLEKERIALEKVLRDMPVLKERLAELKKVSQVQHEKYRH, encoded by the coding sequence ATGACGGTTGCTAATCCCAAACTACACGATAATACAATGGCCTTGTCCCTCCTCAAGGTATATCGAGCCAATCGATCATTGCTACTAAACACTGCATATATAGTGTTAATTACCGCAGCATTCACTGGTGCTGCAAGCACCGGTGGAAAAAACACACCCTCATCATCCAAGAATGACAAGTCGGATAAACAATTGGAACAAGATGTaaaatccaaaaacaaacaccCAAAATTAACACGCCAGGCATTTGATCGGTTATTCAAGGCATGCGTCCCTTCGTTGGGCGACAAAAGTGTGCTCTACCTCTTGGCTCATTTGGTTTTGCTAGTCATTAGAGCAATGCTCACCATCAAAGTTGCCACATTGGATGGTCAACTAGTTGGCGCACTCGTCTCAAGAAGACTAAGAGTATTTAGCAAATACTTGCTCGCATGGCTTTTCATTGGCATACCAGCATCAGTAACCAATGCACTTATCACATGGACTAAATCCAACTTGAGTCAAAGCCTCCGAGAAAACATGAACAGATCCATCATCTCGGAATATTTACCAGATAATCTAGATGCAAACTACTACTCCTTGATCCACTTGAGcggaaacaaaatcaaagacCCAAACCAAAGAATCACCACAGATGTGTCAAGATTGGCATACGCACTAAGTAGTTTACCAGGCCAATTATTGAAACCTACATTGGACTTACTCTTGTGCGCAAGACAATTGAGCAAAAGTGGTGTAGGTAATGGCGAGGGAACATTGGCATTGGGTATTCTTGCCCACTTTTCAACAACCATTATAAGATTCTTTTCTCCGCCTTTTGCCAAATTGGCTAGTGAACGTGCAAACTTGGAAGGCCAATTAAGATCAGCACATTCTAAGATCGTGACCAACAATGAGGAAATTGCCTTTTTGAGAGGACACTATCGAGAATTGGACTATATTgactactgctactacaCATTAGAGAGATTCTCCAAAGGCGAGTACTGGAAGAAAGCCATCCACGAGATTGCACAAACCTTTATTGTCAAGTACTTTTGGGGCGCTGCTGGCTTGGTTTTGTGTTCGGCACCAATCTTTATTGGCAAATATATTGGCGAGGCCGATGACAAGAACTCTGCCGGAAACTTTATCACAAATCGGAGATTACTTTTAAGTGCCTCAGACTCTTTGGATAGATTGATTTATGCGAGAAGATACCTCTTGCAAATTGTTGGCCATGCCACAAGAGTCTCTGACTTTCAAGATACTTTGGCAGAtgtagaaaagaaaaagaaaacaatcaCATCCAATGTCAAATTTAATAACGATGAAATCAACTTTGACAAGGTCAGACTACTCACTCCGGCAGACGTTACATTGATTCCCTCACTCAGttttcaaatcaaatcTGGAGACCACTTGCTTATAGCAGGGCCCAATGGTTCTGGTAAATCCTCATTGTTTAGAATGCTTGGTGGGCTCTGGCCAGTTAAAGAAGGTGTCATTACCATTCCAACATCAGATAATATGTTTTATCTTCCACAAAGAGCATACTTGGTTCAAGGCTCGCTTCGTGAACAAATTTTATACCCACATGCACCAGaccaacaaaagaaatccGATGACGAACTTAAACAAATCTTGCGCGTGCTTAAACTCGACGACTTTGTAGATCAACTAGATGAGGTCAAGAGCTGGGACGAGGAAATGTCTACTGGTGCACAGCAAAGACTTGCAATGGCAAGATTATACTATCATGAGCCAAAGTTTGCTGTTCTAGACGAGTGTACCTCTGCAGTGAGTCCCGATATGGAACAATTCATGTATGAACATGCACAAGAGTTGGGTATCACTTTACTTTCTGTTGCACATAGACCTGCATTATGGCATTTCCACAAGTATTTGCTCAAGTTTGACGGCAAAGGTGGCTACTATTTTGGACCTTTGGATGCTGATAAGAGATTGAAAttagaaaaggaaagaatagCGTTGGAGAAAGTATTGAGGGATATGCCAGTGTTAAAGGAGAGATTGGCtgagttgaaaaaagtttCTCAAGTACAACACGAAAAATATCGTCACTAA